The Oncorhynchus kisutch isolate 150728-3 unplaced genomic scaffold, Okis_V2 scaffold3610, whole genome shotgun sequence region CCAATTACTGCCAGAGGTAATTTGTATGTGAGACTTCTACAGTGAATGACTATACCTTCTTGAGCCAGGCCTAGGTGATGCCTATACCTTCTTTAGACAGTCCTAGGTtaaataaatcacacacacaattAGCAAACTAATCAACAAATGAATCACACATGTGTgatcaaacatacagtataaagaaAGCGTCTTTGTTAAGGATCTTTCTAGCGTCTTTTTCAAGCATCTTCGGGTCTTTGAAAAGCGATATAATAATCCCATGGTTATTATTAACATTAGTAATATAAAGAGCCTAGAGTTAAGCAGTTTAGAAGCTTAAATGTAGTTTATAAATCGGCAATAAATATCTATAACACATTGGTTGAATTTGGAGCGTGACAAATAGTGAGTTTATATATGATTGCACTGTTATTGACTGTTACGGTTATTATTGACAGTGCGGTCATTCGTTGGTATATTGACCAAGGTATTCAGACGATCACAGAAGAGCgagcatgactcgaccttcgcatCTCCTGAGCCGGTtgggggagttgcagcgatgagataagatcgcaattggatatcacgaaattgtgaagaaaaagggggtaaaattacaacaacaaaaacaaatcaaaactaAGAGCATACTTTATGGCAAAGCCTGCCAGTAGATGGCATAAATCTACCCTGTCTAGTTCCCTCAATACAACTTCCTAACTACTGGCTATTAAAACAACAATAATCAAGTGTTCTTGTAAAAATCTATATGAATACAATTCCACTCCCATCATGAATTTTTATTGACATTATgctaataaaatattaaatagtTGGGCCTACCATATCTGATTATTTTAACCTTAAACTACATCCATAGCAACTTATGGATATAGACTGCATTGGTAATACATAATAAATGCAGCCACATTATTTCATGAGCAGATATGGTTGTAATAACTATAGTGCTCTATTATGTGTACATGTGTATGGTGGGCCGTGTCGAACCTTGCCGTGAGAGCCGCTACTTATGCTGCGTTCAAGTGCTATCCGGTACTAGGAAACTCGCAAATGTTCGACTTTCTGACTGGTTGAACGCGGCACGTCTGTAGCTATAAACAATTAGCAAGTCGGACCTTTCCGAGTTCTCTCGTTCCGACGTGCGCGTGAACGCAGCAAAAATAGTTTCTTTCTTGGTCTTGGGTTGGTcctcagaggggagagagcgctTTTGGAATTTGTGGTTACATAGTATTTCGTCGGGTAACTCGATGCGCTGGAAGGGGGAAGGCAGAAGATCCCTCCTTGCCGACAACGCATTGAGACTTCCAGAAATCTCTCATTCTGAAGACGTTAGAAAGAGGAAAATGGCCTCTAAAGTTACAATCGATGGAGTAAGTTTTGtatagacagaatatatggaACCGTTACGTGTAGCCGCCTAGTAAGCAGAGGTTGCACTGTCTACATTAACATAGAAAATGAAATGTATGTCATTTCAGCCGCAGAAACGGAGAAAGGAGTCATTGGACGACTGCCACAATATTTCTTATCATCGGGGAGTTATTGTTTGTCACCAGAATGGAATGGTAAATGGTGCATTTCCATGTAAACTTTCAGCAAGATTATAGCACACAAGTTGACAAGTGTTTGTGTTTACTTTATTGAAACAGCCCAGATTGTGCATTTGTCTTTCTGAACAGTTACGTCATAACCTACTGCGGAacaatttttttcttctcaaacaAAGCGTTTTTACGGATAATCACTGATCAGTTATTTCATCTGAAAACTGGACACAACGTCAGAAAGACAGAGGACCACAGGCAATGCCTCTCTCACTAATCTTCTTATAGCCATTGTAGGTTTTCTTTGACACTGCAAAAATGAAACAGAcactgcatctctgtgtgttATGGCTGTTGCTGGTATGGAGCACAGGGGCCTCTGACAGGAGACCCCTCAAAAGGACAATCTTACGACGAACATCCCTCCAGGGGGGGATTTTTAACAGAACACAAAATGTGCTGAACTCTGACAGTATTGCTCCTTCCGCTGGTGGTATAAATGTATCCCCTATGACGAGCCATGGTGACAGAATGCAGAGAGATGAGAAAGCTGAGCCTCCAAGAAGAGGAAAAGAACCACCAAGCAGAAGGATGATGCCAAGCAGAAGAATACCCCAACAACCAAAGAAACCCATAAACCAGGTTGGCAGTGGCACTGGCACATCTCAAGACAACAGTAAACCAGTGACAGGGGAGGCGGTTCAGCCTCAGTCCACACCAGCCCGCACCGTCCCCGGCAGCGCAGGCTCCCTCAACGTCCTGGCCAGCTTCGCAGGGAAGAACCGGGTCCTGGTCATCTCCGCCCCACATGACTCAGACGGTTACTATCGCCTGATGATGACCCTCCTCAAGTCGGACGTCTACTGCCAGATGGCGGAGCGGCACATGCAGATGATAGTGATGTTCCACCAGGAGGGAGAGCGAGGCGGGAAGGTGCGGCGGGTCAACGCCAAGGGACAGGTGACGGAGGAGCCCCTGGATACGGTCCTCATCCCCAGGCTGATGAACTTCCTGAAGCTGGAGGAGGGAAAGTTTGGCATGGTTCTCCTTAGGAAGACCCTCCAGGTGGAGGAGAGGTACCCGTACCCGGTCAGGCTGGAGGCTATGTACGAGGTGATGGACCAGACCCACATGCGCAAGCTGGAGAAGGCCAGGCAGAGGGGCTTCGTGCAGAGGTGCAAGGCGGCCGGTGTTGAGGGCCAGGTGGTTGAGTCTCAGGGCCAGGGGGTATTGACCACGGGGTCAGAGGTCACAGTGAACTCTACAGTGGACAGGGTGCCAGTGTGGAAAGGGGTGCAGAGACCAGCTCAAGGACCAAAGGCTGTGACAGTTACCACAACCCGACCAACCACAAAACCAACTATGACCACAAAGGCAACCACAATTACAACAAGGccaaccacaaccaccacaacaaaACCAACaagatcaaaaaaaaaaaaaaaaccacaacaaaaccaccaacaacaacaaaagcaaCCACAACCATAACTACAGCAAAgccaaccacaaccaccaccagaaAAACAACCACGACCACAACAAAACCAACAACTACTACAACGACCACAAAAGTAACCACCACAACAAAACCAACAACCACAACAAATACAACCacgaccaccaccactataaaaCCAACCACCACAACAAAACCAAAAACTACAACAACACGACgaaccacaaccaccacaacaaaaccaaaaactacaacaacacgacgaaccacaaccacaaccaccacaaaACCCACAGTTCCGAAGCCTCTTGGACCCCCAGACAACACCGCACTGGGACCTAGAGGTCCCCACCACAGACGAATCCTTCTACATCCCCTCAGAGACCCACAGAAATGGCATAGATGACGTTACAGAATCCCACAGAGACCAATATGAAGAAGACACAACCGACGATAGCAAACATGGCCGACAAGTTGTTACCTCTCCAACTCAGCTCACTAACAACAAACCAACTGAAGGAGGGGAAGAGCTGGGCAGTGAACTTAAGGTTGACTCTGATGCACAGGTGGAAACAGCTTCCCCCAAGAAGAGCAAGGTCAAGCGGCCTGTCAATGCAGAGAGGAAGAAAAAGGCTGATAAATCAGGCAAAAGGAGTAAAGCAGACAAGAAAAGGTTGAAGGCTACTAAAGACAGTGATGGGGGCTTCTATCGTGGCAGGAGACCAGGGAAGAAGGCCGCTATTAACCAGGAGAAAGAAGCAGACAACAAGAGGCCCCCCACAAAACAGCCAAACCTCTTAGTATCCTTTTTTGGTCATTTTGAGAAGAGACGACGTCTACTTGTGAGTATTCTGTTGTATTACATAAATGTATTGATTAAATCTGATATGAAGCAGAAATATTGGTACACTAGAACAGAATATAACtaaatagaatggaatagaagcgaacagaatagaatagaactgaatagaacagaacagaactgaacagaatagaactgaatagaacagaacagaactgaacagaatagaatagaactgaATAGAACAGAACTGAACAGAattgaatagaacagaacagaactgaacagaatagaatagaaccgAACAGAATAGACACATGATAAAACAGTCACTTTTCTTTCCCTCCCAGGTGATCAGTACTCCAGACGAGGAGAATCCTATGTACACGCAGCAGAGagatgagtatctggagcatgtgTGTGAATTGGGCGTCAGAAAAATCTCTCTTATCACCATCTTTGGCTCTCTGACCAATGGCACCATGAAGATGGACCATTACCAGGCTGGTAAGTTAAGTTTTGAACTTTTTGTTGCTAATTTTCAATACTATTTTACTCTGATGACAAGTGTAATACAAGTTTATGGTTACAGAGAAGGATCAGCCTCTGAAAGGCATGAAAGAAGAGGATTTCACAAACCAGCCCCTCATCAGAGCCTTGAGGAATGAGTTGGGACTGATATTTGACGACTACTATATGGTGCTGACTGACTTTGATATGAAAGTGAAGGTTGGTTGGCCTTGTTTCCCTAGAAAGCTTACTGCGGTATAATTACAATGTGTTATTGTATACTGCTACTTAGTATTGTGCATCCTGGATGACCTTCTTATTTTGATGAAATAGCGGTTAACCTTTCGGTCCTATGTCTGAGTGAAAATCCACCATATCGGTTGAGCGCTTCAATAGCTCCATTTTACTGCAGTGAATTGATACAGTATCATCCGTAACACTTTTTCTGCCTAAAGATGGGTGATGTGGTTTTCTGTCCCCATTCACAGCAAGAATATGAGGTGCCCATCGCCATGACGGCTGTGTTTGACTACATAGACACATTCTCTTCTCGCATCAAGGAGATGGAACAGCAGAAGAGGCAAGGAGTGACGTGTAAGACAGAAGACAAATCCAAATCCCTGGAGAACTTCCTCTCACGGTACTAGTGTGCTTTTGTTATTATCTAGGACGATGCAATTGCAATATAAGACTGTGTGACTGCAGTTTCAAGTCAACACAACTGACAAATAAACTCGCCTAAAACTGACACTGACATCCTGTGTGCTCCTGGTCGAACATGTATatgcaaataaataaagaaatgcATTTGTAACCTTTTTGTTCTTCTCAAAGGCTCGTGGAattttgtttttatatatttgaTGTCATTGTTTGTTCTGTGTTTATATTTCTCTAGGTTCCGCTGGAGACGCAGGCTGTTTGtgatctcctcctctgacgacgAGGAATGGGCCTATCAGCAGCAGCTCTACGCCCTGACTAGCCAGGCCTGCAATCTGGGTGAGTAGTGATGTCACGCTGTTGTCTCAGGCTGTTTGTGATCTCCTCCTCTGAAGACGAGGAATGGGCCTATCAGCAGCAGCTCTACGCCCTGACTAGCCAGGCCTGCAATCTGGGTGAGTAGTGATGTCACACTGTTGTCTCAGGCCTGTATGTTTTGATGATTTCACTGGGGCCCTTAAGTATTTGTCTTGGCTGCTTCACTCCCTTCTGTGGAGATGTTCAGAATGTGTGGCCACACTTTGGTCAACTAGGGTGACAGGTAGCGTAGCGGTTAAAGTGTTGGGCTGaatggttgctggtttgaatacctgagccgacaaggtaaaaatctgccaatgtgctcttgagcaaggctcttaaccctaatttactccaggggtgctgtactactatggctgaccctgtaaaacaacacatttcactgttcctatctggtgtatgtgacaataaaacattatCAAAAATGTTTTGCCTGTTACGTTCAAGAGCAGACATATTTCCTGAATAACTCACCAGCTCACTCAGATCCTCAAGCTTATAGCGATAGTGCTGGGAGGGTTATCTCTCAAATACCACTCCTGAAACACACTGTCCTCATCCCTTGTTGTTACTGTCTGTCACTGTTGGTCCAACGAGCCATGCTGTACAAGCATCAGGATATATCTGTTCAGAGTTCAAATGAACTAGTAACATAACTATTAACAGAAGATAATCTCATGGAATGTCAACGTATTTGTAGCTTGCAGAGTCTGTCACAATTAGTTTTAACTGTTGCGAAATATGTAACATACTGCATTAGCtatgcaaacaaacaaaagggATTTTTTGGCGTTTAGCTGTAACATGCCTGAATTGTTTAGGTTAGAAAATAGACACCACTCTAAAGCTGGGTTACGATAGAGGTCTCTTGAGACTCGCCAGAATGTTTGGTATTTGGTTTTGAGCCTGTTGTAGACAATGTGGTCAACTACTCATGTTGGTCTCATACTGATGAAAAACAGGGTTCTTAGTTTGGGAGGACAGGCTATTGTTTAGCTGCCAACACAGTCTTTCTGTGGATGACATTAATAGTACTGGGATGAAAGATCTGCAAATTAGAAACATTTGTAATTTGGGGAAAGGAATCTAGCGAGCACAGTGAAACGAATTAAACAAGACCGTTGAGCTTCAGTTGTATGCATGTCTTTAGTACTTCTACTGGGATATGTTTCATGGACTCAGTTTGGCCACATTGCAGAAATTGGGCTCTGTCTCTCTTAGACAGAGCGAGAGGTCATTCTGTGTAGTataatactgtaccctccattctgtgtagtataatactgtaccctccattctgtgtagtataatactgtaccctccattctgtgtagtataatactgtaccctccattctgtatagtattatactgtaccctccattctgtatagtattatactgtaccctccattctgtatagtattatactgtaccctccattctgtgtagtattatactgtaccctccattctactaccctgtatagtgttatactgtacccacCATTCTACTACCCTGTATAGTGTTATACTTTACCCTCCATTCTACTACCCTGTatagtgttatactgtacccaccattctactaccctgtatagtgttatactgtaccctccattctactaccctgtatagtgttatactgtacccaccattctactaccctgtatagtattatactgtaccctccattctactaccctgtatagtgttatactgtaccctccattctactaccctgtatagtattatactgtaccctccattctactaccctgtatagtattata contains the following coding sequences:
- the LOC116371735 gene encoding coiled-coil domain-containing protein 80-like, whose translation is MYTQQRDEYLEHVCELGVRKISLITIFGSLTNGTMKMDHYQAEKDQPLKGMKEEDFTNQPLIRALRNELGLIFDDYYMVLTDFDMKVKQEYEVPIAMTAVFDYIDTFSSRIKEMEQQKRQGVTCKTEDKSKSLENFLSRFRWRRRLFVISSSDDEEWAYQQQLYALTSQACNLGLRHLSVLKLIGKDMEDMGGTLELYPINGTATVEREDVSPSLVQDIRNYFQISPEYFSMLLVGKDGNVKSWYPSPMWSMSIIYDLVDSMQLRRQEMAIQQSLGMRCPEDEYGGYGHDRDPDGYHRGYGY